In one Neobacillus sp. CF12 genomic region, the following are encoded:
- the rlmD gene encoding 23S rRNA (uracil(1939)-C(5))-methyltransferase RlmD: MTKTIPVKKNDYIDVVFEDLTHDGAGVAKVEGYPLFIPNGLPGEKAQIKVIKVNKGYGFGRLVQLYEKSPYRVEIQTSELHKYGGCQLEHISYEGQLKYKENQVRQVLTRIGKLEDVIVHPILGMDNPWHYRNKAQVPVGEKDGKLIAGFFKPRSHEIVDTDESLIQLPEINEAVQAVKEICSELGISPYQEESHKGVLRHIMARYGKQTGELMVVLITRTTDIPSKNKLVEEIISRLPQIKSIVHNVNSKRTNVILGERTTVLWGNEVIYDLIGDVKFAISALSFYQVNPVQTKVLYDKALEYAGLSGEESVIDAYCGIGTISLFLAQKAKKVFGVEVVPEAIEDAKRNAELNGMTNVEFAAGEAEVVIPKWYKEGNSADVLVVDPPRKGCDETFLQTIIEMKPKKVVYVSCNPATLARDLRILEDGGYKTVEVQPVDMFPQTTHVETVVRIERK, encoded by the coding sequence ATGACGAAAACAATACCAGTGAAAAAGAATGATTATATAGATGTAGTTTTTGAGGATTTAACCCATGATGGGGCAGGGGTAGCGAAGGTAGAAGGCTATCCTTTGTTTATACCAAACGGACTGCCAGGTGAAAAGGCACAGATTAAAGTGATTAAGGTAAACAAAGGTTATGGATTCGGACGTCTGGTACAACTATATGAAAAGAGCCCATATCGTGTAGAGATTCAGACTAGCGAGTTACACAAGTACGGTGGATGCCAGCTTGAGCACATCAGCTATGAAGGTCAACTGAAATATAAAGAGAATCAAGTCAGGCAAGTGCTCACCCGTATTGGTAAACTAGAGGACGTCATCGTCCACCCAATACTAGGAATGGACAACCCATGGCATTATCGTAATAAAGCACAGGTCCCTGTCGGAGAGAAAGATGGAAAGCTGATTGCCGGATTTTTTAAACCAAGAAGTCATGAAATTGTTGATACAGATGAAAGCCTGATACAACTTCCAGAAATTAATGAAGCAGTCCAGGCAGTTAAGGAAATATGCAGCGAGTTAGGGATATCTCCTTATCAAGAGGAGTCACATAAAGGGGTTCTTCGCCACATCATGGCTCGTTATGGAAAGCAAACTGGTGAGTTAATGGTTGTGCTCATCACAAGGACTACGGATATTCCAAGCAAAAACAAATTAGTCGAGGAAATTATCTCCCGCCTTCCACAAATAAAGTCGATTGTGCATAATGTAAATTCCAAACGTACCAATGTCATCCTTGGTGAGAGAACAACCGTCCTCTGGGGAAATGAAGTGATTTATGACTTAATAGGTGACGTTAAGTTTGCGATATCAGCACTGTCTTTTTATCAGGTAAATCCTGTTCAAACAAAGGTTCTATATGATAAGGCACTTGAGTATGCAGGGCTTAGTGGGGAAGAATCTGTCATCGATGCCTATTGCGGGATCGGAACGATATCTTTATTCCTTGCCCAAAAGGCAAAGAAGGTCTTTGGAGTAGAAGTCGTTCCAGAGGCGATTGAAGACGCAAAACGGAATGCAGAGTTAAATGGTATGACGAATGTAGAATTTGCAGCTGGTGAAGCAGAGGTTGTGATTCCAAAGTGGTATAAAGAAGGAAATTCCGCTGATGTGCTAGTTGTTGACCCACCGCGTAAGGGCTGTGACGAAACCTTTTTGCAAACCATAATCGAAATGAAACCGAAAAAGGTGGTCTATGTGTCCTGTAACCCGGCCACACTTGCACGT
- a CDS encoding nicotinate phosphoribosyltransferase yields MKNIYQDDSFALHTDLYQINMVETYWRDGRYNKRAVFELFFRKLPFGNGYAVFAGLEKVIQFIQGFRFSNDDLEYLKNEVGYQDDFLDYLRDLRFTGTIRCMKEGELVFGNEPILSVDAPLCEAQLIETALLNIINYQTLIATKASRIKQVLGNEIAMEFGTRRAQEMDAAIWGTRAAYLAGFDGTSNVRAGKLFQIPVSGTHAHSMVQAYKDEYLAFKKYAESHRDCVFLVDTYDTLRLGVPNAIKVAKEMGDSINFVGIRLDSGDLAYLSKEARKMLDEAGFKDAKIFASSDLDEYTILNLKAQGAKIDSWGIGTKLITAYEQAALGAVYKIVSIEGENGKMEDTIKISSNPVKVTTPGIKKIYRIINNKNNHAEGDYITLEEEKLPEKKLKMFHPTHTYMNKIVTNFTAKELHEVIFSKGELVYEMPCLEESREYLKQNLDALWDEYKRTMNPEEYPVDLSQKCWDNKMRNIEEVKEKVAEMKAE; encoded by the coding sequence ATGAAAAACATTTATCAGGATGATAGCTTTGCTCTGCATACTGATCTATACCAGATCAATATGGTAGAAACGTATTGGAGAGACGGTAGATATAATAAACGCGCAGTATTTGAATTGTTTTTCCGGAAGCTCCCGTTTGGGAATGGGTATGCGGTATTTGCTGGCTTGGAAAAGGTCATTCAGTTTATCCAGGGCTTCCGTTTTTCAAATGATGATCTGGAGTATTTGAAAAATGAAGTGGGCTACCAGGATGACTTTTTAGATTATTTAAGGGACCTGCGGTTTACGGGTACCATTCGCTGTATGAAAGAAGGCGAACTTGTTTTTGGTAATGAGCCGATTTTAAGCGTAGATGCCCCACTTTGTGAAGCGCAGTTGATTGAAACCGCACTATTAAACATTATTAATTATCAAACGTTGATTGCCACAAAAGCATCGAGAATTAAGCAGGTTCTTGGCAACGAGATAGCGATGGAATTTGGGACCCGCCGGGCACAAGAAATGGATGCTGCTATTTGGGGTACGAGAGCGGCTTACCTAGCCGGTTTTGATGGAACAAGTAATGTGAGAGCAGGAAAATTGTTTCAGATACCTGTTTCTGGCACTCATGCTCACTCAATGGTCCAAGCTTACAAGGATGAATATTTGGCATTCAAAAAATATGCTGAGTCACATAGGGATTGTGTCTTTTTGGTTGATACATACGATACCCTGCGTTTGGGTGTTCCGAATGCAATAAAGGTCGCCAAGGAAATGGGCGATTCAATTAATTTCGTAGGAATCCGTTTAGACAGCGGTGACCTTGCCTACCTTTCAAAAGAAGCACGAAAAATGCTTGATGAGGCAGGATTTAAGGATGCTAAAATCTTTGCTTCAAGTGATCTTGACGAGTATACGATTCTCAACTTGAAAGCACAGGGTGCAAAAATAGACAGTTGGGGAATTGGCACTAAGCTTATTACTGCTTACGAGCAAGCGGCACTAGGGGCTGTATACAAAATTGTGTCAATAGAAGGCGAGAACGGAAAGATGGAGGACACAATCAAAATCTCCTCTAATCCGGTAAAAGTAACTACGCCAGGCATTAAGAAGATATATCGAATCATTAACAATAAAAATAACCATGCTGAAGGCGACTATATCACACTCGAAGAAGAAAAACTGCCTGAGAAAAAGCTGAAAATGTTTCACCCAACGCACACGTATATGAATAAGATTGTTACGAACTTCACTGCTAAAGAACTTCATGAAGTTATTTTCTCTAAGGGTGAACTAGTTTATGAAATGCCATGCCTAGAAGAGTCTCGTGAGTATTTGAAGCAAAACCTTGATGCCCTCTGGGACGAATATAAGCGAACCATGAATCCTGAGGAATATCCTGTTGACCTTAGCCAAAAATGCTGGGATAACAAAATGAGGAATATTGAAGAAGTAAAAGAGAAAGTTGCGGAAATGAAGGCAGAATAG
- a CDS encoding isochorismatase family cysteine hydrolase: MEKKALINIDYTFDFVADAGALTCGGPGQAIEGKIVQLTRGFIEDGDYVVFAIDVHDEGDSFHPETKLFPPHNIRGTSGRELFGELEALYEKNKARENVHFMDKTRYSAFAGTDLEIKLRERGITELHLVGVCTDICVLHTAVDAYNKGFKIVIHKEAVASFNQKGHEWALGHFEQSLGALVK; encoded by the coding sequence ATGGAAAAAAAGGCATTGATTAATATCGATTATACATTTGATTTTGTTGCGGATGCAGGAGCGTTAACCTGTGGTGGGCCTGGACAGGCAATCGAAGGAAAAATTGTTCAATTGACTCGTGGATTTATTGAAGACGGTGATTATGTTGTTTTTGCTATCGATGTCCATGATGAAGGAGACTCTTTTCATCCAGAGACAAAACTTTTCCCGCCGCATAATATTCGTGGTACATCAGGACGAGAGTTGTTTGGTGAACTGGAAGCACTTTATGAGAAAAATAAAGCGCGCGAAAATGTACACTTCATGGATAAAACACGGTACTCCGCTTTCGCTGGTACGGACCTTGAAATTAAGTTGCGGGAACGGGGAATTACAGAACTGCATCTTGTTGGAGTTTGCACAGATATATGTGTCCTTCATACGGCAGTAGACGCCTACAATAAGGGCTTTAAAATCGTTATTCATAAGGAGGCAGTGGCTTCCTTTAATCAAAAGGGACATGAATGGGCATTGGGTCACTTTGAACAATCACTTGGGGCGCTGGTTAAATAG
- a CDS encoding diacylglycerol kinase produces MKRARLIYNPTSGREILKRHLAEILEKLEVAGYEASCHATTGAGDATAAARIAVERQYDVVIAAGGDGTINEVVNGLAEQEYRPKLGIIPSGTTNDFARALHIPRDIGAAVDIITKGDRIPVDIGRINDRYFINIAGGGRITELTYEVPSKLKTMLGQLAYYLKGMEMLPSIKASDLSIEYDGKLFEGEAMLFLVGLTNSIGGFEKIAPDSSINDGLFSLLILKKINLAEFVRVATLAIRGEHVNDPNVIYAKASRIKIHSQEKVQLNLDGEFGGLLPAEFVNLYRHLEVFVPLDDIRPLDKPSDWVPGTRYS; encoded by the coding sequence ATGAAACGAGCACGATTAATATATAATCCTACATCTGGGCGGGAAATCCTTAAGCGCCATCTAGCAGAAATATTAGAGAAACTCGAGGTTGCCGGGTATGAGGCCTCTTGCCATGCGACTACAGGTGCTGGTGATGCAACGGCTGCCGCACGGATAGCTGTAGAACGACAGTACGATGTTGTGATTGCGGCTGGTGGGGATGGCACCATAAATGAAGTGGTTAATGGGCTTGCCGAGCAAGAGTACCGACCGAAATTAGGAATTATTCCATCAGGTACAACAAATGATTTTGCCCGGGCTCTCCATATACCAAGAGACATTGGTGCAGCAGTTGATATTATCACGAAAGGCGATCGAATTCCGGTGGATATTGGTCGAATCAATGATCGCTATTTTATTAATATTGCTGGTGGCGGTAGAATTACGGAACTTACATATGAAGTTCCAAGTAAATTAAAAACGATGCTTGGGCAGTTGGCCTACTACTTAAAAGGGATGGAAATGCTCCCTTCGATTAAAGCATCAGATCTCAGTATTGAGTACGATGGGAAGCTTTTTGAAGGGGAAGCGATGTTATTTCTTGTGGGGCTGACGAATTCAATCGGCGGCTTTGAAAAGATTGCCCCGGACTCATCGATTAACGATGGTTTATTTTCCTTGCTTATCTTGAAAAAGATTAATCTGGCAGAATTTGTTCGAGTTGCAACTTTAGCCATCCGTGGTGAGCATGTAAATGATCCGAATGTCATTTATGCGAAAGCGAGCCGGATAAAAATACATTCTCAGGAAAAGGTACAACTGAATCTTGATGGAGAATTCGGTGGTTTACTGCCAGCAGAGTTCGTAAACTTGTACAGGCATTTAGAGGTGTTTGTACCACTTGATGACATTCGTCCACTAGATAAACCTAGCGATTGGGTTCCTGGGACGAGATATAGCTAA
- a CDS encoding LPXTG cell wall anchor domain-containing protein, translated as MKRWKNTITGVFLIGAGIGFLFRKRKEEQA; from the coding sequence ATGAAAAGGTGGAAAAACACAATAACAGGGGTATTCTTAATCGGAGCCGGAATTGGATTCCTTTTTAGAAAAAGAAAGGAGGAGCAAGCATGA